A window of the Lactobacillus gasseri ATCC 33323 = JCM 1131 genome harbors these coding sequences:
- a CDS encoding LysR family transcriptional regulator, which yields MNLKQLKYFLVVAEERQITSAAKKLFIAQPPLSYQLKQLEKEIGAQLFIRNAHGMELTEEGKVFQKYAEKIVDLSLTATSQIRQIKAGELGKIRIGVISSCGGVVPNKQFKKLINYYPNVSFEIHEANTFGIIEQLQDGILDLGIVRTPFNLEGLNFKDFHQEPMVAVTNENDFEGEKIEHLSQLKDKPIILYRRFQEIFNRSFRHQGIRPFYAVTCDDARTAIHWADEGLGVALVPKSIAQAYAKSNIVSIKHAHWITHLNIVWRKDRQVTPLMERIIEMF from the coding sequence ATGAATCTAAAACAATTAAAATATTTTCTAGTGGTAGCTGAAGAAAGACAAATTACATCTGCTGCTAAAAAATTGTTTATTGCGCAGCCACCTTTAAGTTATCAGCTAAAACAATTAGAAAAAGAAATTGGAGCACAACTTTTTATTAGAAATGCTCATGGGATGGAATTAACTGAAGAGGGAAAGGTATTTCAAAAGTATGCTGAAAAAATTGTTGACCTTAGTTTGACTGCAACAAGCCAAATTCGGCAAATTAAAGCAGGCGAATTAGGTAAAATTCGGATTGGAGTTATTTCTTCCTGTGGAGGAGTTGTACCAAATAAGCAATTTAAGAAATTAATTAACTATTATCCAAATGTATCTTTTGAAATACACGAAGCAAATACTTTTGGAATTATTGAACAATTGCAGGATGGTATTTTAGATTTAGGAATTGTAAGAACTCCGTTTAACCTTGAAGGATTAAATTTTAAAGATTTTCATCAAGAACCGATGGTTGCAGTTACAAATGAAAATGATTTTGAGGGAGAGAAGATTGAACATTTAAGTCAATTAAAAGATAAGCCGATTATTTTATATCGTCGTTTTCAAGAAATATTCAATCGAAGTTTTCGTCATCAAGGGATTCGACCTTTCTACGCAGTAACTTGCGATGATGCTCGAACAGCAATTCACTGGGCTGATGAAGGACTGGGAGTTGCATTAGTTCCTAAATCAATAGCACAGGCATACGCAAAAAGTAATATTGTCTCAATTAAACATGCTCACTGGATCACGCATTTAAATATTGTATGGCGTAAAGATAGACAAGTTACACCATTGATGGAAAGAATTATTGAAATGTTTTAA